The Parabacteroides sp. AD58 genome includes a window with the following:
- a CDS encoding DUF1573 domain-containing protein encodes MILDIKKIICAIVLLFGSIIAGMAQNAPQISVDQQVFNFGSIEEAKGLTSHVFTITNSGDKPLVISRVTASCGCTRPEWTKEPIAAGKTGILKVTYNPNGRPGPFYKTITLYSNAGKGRYNVAIKGNVIPKELTPEFSYPYAIGNLKLHTKNVLFNNLRQNESLGEKISVKNEGKTSIQVEFGKMPDFIIADMKPTSLKPEETGEITFLIDGRKIKHKGRKLVHIPLTVKAAGEKNTTESVALAANVIDDFSKMSAREKAKGPAIHISGTLLDFGKLPSKKNKIPFISSKITGTVDITNTGKSNLIIHSFTSDNELISINRGKKEIKPGETTTYKVSIRPKDVKVRLEALVNIISNDPNGPVRLLKVTAHK; translated from the coding sequence ATGATATTGGACATCAAAAAGATTATATGCGCAATCGTTCTGCTCTTTGGTAGCATTATTGCAGGTATGGCCCAGAATGCACCTCAGATCAGTGTAGACCAACAGGTGTTTAACTTTGGTTCGATTGAAGAAGCGAAAGGGCTTACTTCGCATGTTTTTACGATCACCAACTCGGGCGACAAGCCGCTGGTTATTTCGCGTGTGACTGCTTCGTGCGGTTGTACGCGGCCGGAATGGACCAAAGAGCCGATTGCCGCCGGCAAGACGGGTATTCTCAAAGTGACCTATAATCCGAACGGCAGGCCCGGTCCTTTCTATAAGACAATCACGCTTTACAGCAATGCGGGAAAAGGGCGATATAATGTAGCCATCAAAGGGAATGTCATTCCTAAAGAACTGACTCCTGAGTTTTCTTATCCGTATGCTATCGGAAACTTAAAGCTGCATACGAAAAATGTTCTTTTCAACAACCTCCGGCAAAACGAGAGCCTGGGCGAAAAGATCAGTGTTAAGAATGAAGGGAAAACGTCTATCCAAGTCGAATTCGGGAAAATGCCGGATTTCATCATCGCGGATATGAAACCGACGTCCCTGAAACCGGAAGAGACGGGAGAAATCACCTTCCTGATAGATGGACGGAAAATCAAGCACAAAGGGCGGAAACTGGTACACATTCCTCTGACAGTCAAAGCTGCCGGAGAAAAAAATACAACTGAGTCTGTAGCCTTGGCCGCGAATGTGATCGACGACTTCAGTAAAATGTCGGCACGCGAGAAAGCGAAAGGACCGGCAATCCATATATCGGGAACGCTACTGGATTTCGGCAAACTGCCATCGAAGAAGAACAAGATTCCTTTTATCAGCAGCAAAATTACCGGAACCGTGGATATTACCAATACGGGAAAGTCGAACCTGATCATTCATAGCTTTACATCCGACAACGAGCTGATCTCCATCAACCGGGGAAAGAAGGAAATCAAACCGGGAGAAACAACCACCTATAAGGTTTCCATACGCCCCAAAGATGTAAAAGTTCGCCTGGAGGCCTTAGTGAACATTATCAGCAATGATCCGAACGGACCGGTTCGTTTATTAAAAGTAACAGCCCATAAATAA
- a CDS encoding DUF1573 domain-containing protein produces MKRIIFLLTALVLSIGALSAQQKKAVISAKETIYDFGEIKEADGKVSHTFKIDNTGDAPLVLTRVIASCGCTTPEWTKEPIAPGKSGDVKITYNPAGRPGVFAKAISIYSNGKKGSYILTIKGKVK; encoded by the coding sequence ATGAAACGTATAATTTTCTTATTAACAGCACTTGTACTTTCCATAGGTGCTCTTTCTGCCCAGCAGAAGAAAGCTGTTATTTCAGCCAAGGAAACCATCTACGATTTTGGAGAGATTAAAGAAGCAGATGGAAAAGTTTCTCATACATTTAAGATCGACAATACAGGCGACGCTCCGCTTGTTCTGACTCGTGTGATTGCTTCCTGCGGATGTACAACTCCGGAATGGACTAAAGAACCGATTGCGCCGGGAAAAAGCGGTGATGTAAAAATCACTTACAATCCGGCCGGCAGACCTGGAGTCTTTGCCAAAGCCATTTCGATATACAGCAACGGGAAGAAAGGAAGTTATATTCTTACGATTAAAGGGAAAGTCAAATAA
- the secE gene encoding preprotein translocase subunit SecE, translated as MKKIFEYIKESYNELVYKVSWPTRAELSNSAVVVMFASLIISVVIFVIDMSFEGVMRFFYEKIF; from the coding sequence ATGAAGAAGATATTTGAATATATTAAAGAATCTTATAACGAGCTTGTGTATAAGGTTTCTTGGCCTACAAGAGCAGAGTTGTCAAATAGCGCAGTAGTGGTTATGTTTGCTTCCCTTATCATTTCTGTCGTTATCTTTGTTATTGACATGAGCTTTGAAGGTGTGATGCGTTTCTTCTACGAAAAAATCTTTTAA
- a CDS encoding tyrosine-type recombinase/integrase has translation MLVDNFLNYLRYERNYSDYTIESYKKDISQFEAFVSEQSVCLNFPVDVDADLVRNWIVQLMDNGYSPVSVNRKLSSLKSFFKYLMKQKVISVNPMRMVVGPKTKKPLPYFVKDRDMEMLLDEDQPVSDEDFESVRNHLIVEMLYDTGMRRSELVGLQDADIDYELMQIKVTGKRNKQRLIPFANGLKELMQKYQQIRNREAGSGKWFFVRSNGEQISAAIVYNIVKRKLSEIPTLAKRSPHVLRHSFATSMLNNGAELNAVKDLLGHSSLASTSVYTHTSFEELKKVYHAHPRAQKEGGHYGN, from the coding sequence ATGTTGGTTGATAACTTTTTGAATTACTTGCGTTATGAACGCAATTATTCAGATTATACGATCGAATCGTATAAAAAAGACATAAGTCAGTTTGAGGCTTTTGTGAGTGAGCAATCGGTGTGTTTGAATTTTCCGGTTGACGTAGATGCTGATTTGGTAAGAAACTGGATTGTCCAGTTGATGGACAACGGTTATTCACCGGTGTCAGTGAACCGGAAATTAAGCTCTTTGAAATCTTTTTTTAAATATCTCATGAAGCAGAAAGTAATTTCTGTGAATCCGATGCGTATGGTGGTCGGTCCGAAAACCAAAAAGCCGCTTCCGTATTTCGTAAAAGACCGGGATATGGAGATGCTTTTGGATGAAGATCAGCCGGTGTCGGATGAGGATTTTGAAAGCGTGAGGAATCATTTAATCGTAGAAATGCTTTATGATACGGGAATGCGTCGATCAGAATTGGTTGGCTTGCAGGATGCAGATATTGATTATGAGCTGATGCAGATTAAAGTAACAGGAAAGCGTAATAAGCAGCGATTGATTCCTTTTGCGAATGGTTTGAAAGAGTTGATGCAGAAGTATCAGCAGATTCGTAATCGGGAAGCCGGAAGCGGTAAATGGTTTTTTGTCCGGTCAAATGGTGAACAAATATCGGCGGCAATTGTTTATAATATAGTAAAGCGAAAGTTGTCGGAGATACCTACTTTGGCTAAACGAAGTCCACACGTATTACGACATTCATTTGCAACAAGTATGTTGAACAATGGGGCAGAGCTGAATGCGGTGAAAGATCTGTTAGGTCATAGCAGTCTGGCTTCAACCAGTGTTTATACACATACATCCTTTGAGGAATTAAAAAAAGTGTATCATGCTCATCCTCGAGCGCAAAAAGAAGGAGGTCATTATGGAAATTAG
- the rplA gene encoding 50S ribosomal protein L1 produces the protein MSKLTKNQKLALGKIEAGKTYSLKEAAALVKEITTTKFDASVDVDVRLGVDPRKANQMVRGVVSLPHGTGKQIRVLALCTPDKEAEATAAGADYVGLDEYINKIKGGWTDVDVIITMPSIMGKIGALGRVLGPRGLMPNPKSGTVTNEIGNAVKEVKQGKIDFKVDKAGIVHTSIGKVSFSADQIRDNAKEFISALIKLKPSAAKGTYIKSIYLSSTMSAGIKIDPKSVDEL, from the coding sequence ATGAGTAAACTTACAAAAAATCAAAAGTTGGCTTTAGGTAAGATTGAAGCTGGGAAGACTTATTCATTGAAAGAAGCTGCTGCTTTGGTAAAGGAAATTACTACTACCAAGTTTGATGCTTCTGTAGATGTAGACGTCCGTTTAGGAGTTGATCCCCGTAAGGCCAATCAAATGGTAAGAGGTGTTGTTTCATTGCCTCATGGAACTGGTAAGCAGATTCGGGTTCTTGCATTGTGTACTCCAGACAAGGAAGCAGAAGCTACTGCAGCAGGTGCTGACTATGTAGGTTTGGATGAATATATCAATAAGATCAAAGGTGGCTGGACTGATGTTGACGTAATCATCACTATGCCGTCAATCATGGGTAAAATTGGTGCTCTGGGTCGTGTATTAGGTCCTCGTGGTTTGATGCCTAACCCTAAGAGTGGTACAGTTACTAACGAAATCGGTAACGCTGTAAAAGAAGTTAAGCAGGGTAAGATCGATTTCAAGGTTGACAAAGCAGGTATTGTTCACACATCAATCGGTAAGGTTTCATTTAGTGCTGATCAGATTCGCGACAACGCAAAGGAATTTATTTCAGCTTTGATTAAATTGAAGCCGTCTGCTGCTAAAGGTACATATATAAAGAGCATTTATCTTTCAAGTACTATGAGTGCGGGTATTAAAATTGACCCAAAATCAGTTGATGAACTTTAA
- the tuf gene encoding elongation factor Tu has protein sequence MAKEKFDRSKPHVNIGTIGHVDHGKTTLTAAITTVLAKKGLSEQRSFDSIDNAPEEKERGITINTAHVEYQTANRHYAHVDCPGHADYVKNMVTGAAQMDGAIIVVAATDGPMPQTREHILLARQVNVPRLVVFLNKCDMVDDEEMLELVEMEMRELLSFYGYDGDNTPIIRGSALGALNGDPKWEEKIMELMDACDTWIPLPPREIDKPFLMPVEDIFSITGRGTVATGRIETGVVKVGDEVQIIGLGADGKKSVVTGVEMFRKLLDQGEAGDNVGLLLRGIDKNEVKRGMVICHPGQVKPHSKFKAEVYILKKEEGGRHTPFHNHYRPQFYIRTLDVTGEITLPEGTEMVMPGDNVTIDVDLIYPVACSVGLRFAIREGGRTVGAGQITELEN, from the coding sequence ATGGCAAAAGAGAAATTTGACAGATCGAAACCACATGTTAACATTGGTACGATTGGTCACGTTGACCACGGTAAAACAACTTTGACAGCTGCAATCACTACAGTATTGGCAAAGAAAGGTCTTTCAGAACAGCGTTCTTTCGATTCTATCGATAATGCTCCTGAAGAAAAGGAAAGAGGTATCACTATCAACACAGCTCACGTAGAATATCAGACTGCAAACCGTCACTATGCTCACGTTGACTGTCCGGGTCACGCCGACTATGTAAAGAACATGGTAACTGGTGCTGCTCAGATGGATGGTGCTATCATCGTAGTTGCTGCTACTGATGGTCCTATGCCTCAGACTCGTGAACACATCCTGTTGGCTCGTCAGGTAAACGTACCGCGTTTGGTTGTTTTCTTGAACAAGTGTGATATGGTTGACGACGAAGAAATGCTGGAATTGGTAGAAATGGAAATGCGTGAATTGCTTTCATTCTACGGATATGATGGCGATAACACTCCTATCATTCGTGGTTCTGCCCTGGGTGCTTTGAATGGCGATCCGAAATGGGAAGAAAAGATCATGGAATTGATGGATGCTTGCGATACTTGGATTCCTCTGCCTCCGCGTGAAATCGATAAGCCGTTCTTGATGCCGGTTGAAGATATCTTCTCAATTACTGGTCGTGGTACTGTAGCAACAGGTCGTATCGAAACAGGTGTTGTTAAGGTAGGTGATGAAGTTCAGATTATCGGTTTAGGTGCTGACGGAAAGAAATCTGTTGTAACAGGTGTTGAAATGTTCCGTAAGTTATTGGATCAAGGTGAAGCTGGTGATAACGTAGGTCTGTTGCTTCGTGGTATCGATAAGAACGAAGTTAAGCGTGGTATGGTAATCTGCCACCCGGGTCAGGTTAAGCCTCACTCTAAGTTCAAAGCTGAAGTTTATATCTTGAAGAAAGAAGAAGGTGGTCGTCACACTCCGTTCCACAACCACTATCGTCCTCAGTTCTATATCCGTACTTTGGATGTAACAGGTGAAATCACTTTGCCGGAAGGAACTGAAATGGTTATGCCGGGTGATAACGTAACTATCGATGTAGATTTGATCTATCCGGTAGCATGTAGCGTAGGTTTGCGTTTCGCTATCCGTGAAGGTGGCCGTACAGTAGGTGCTGGTCAGATCACAGAATTGGAAAACTAA
- the rplK gene encoding 50S ribosomal protein L11 yields MAKEVAGQIKLQIKGGAANPSPPVGPALGSKGINIMEFCKQFNARTQDKAGKVLPVVITYYADKSFDFVVKTPPVAVQLLEATKVKSGSAEPNRKKVAEISWDQVKTIAEDKLQDLNCFTVESAMKMVAGTARSMGITVKGAFPGNN; encoded by the coding sequence ATGGCTAAAGAAGTTGCTGGACAAATCAAATTGCAAATTAAAGGAGGAGCAGCAAACCCTTCTCCCCCAGTAGGACCGGCCTTAGGTTCTAAGGGTATTAATATTATGGAGTTTTGCAAGCAATTTAATGCCAGAACCCAAGACAAGGCTGGTAAGGTATTACCTGTAGTAATTACTTACTATGCTGATAAGTCTTTCGACTTTGTCGTTAAAACTCCTCCAGTAGCAGTTCAGTTGTTGGAAGCTACAAAAGTGAAGAGTGGTTCTGCTGAGCCGAATCGTAAGAAAGTTGCAGAAATTTCTTGGGATCAGGTAAAAACAATTGCAGAAGACAAGTTACAAGATTTAAACTGCTTTACTGTTGAATCAGCCATGAAGATGGTTGCCGGAACAGCTAGAAGTATGGGTATCACTGTTAAAGGGGCATTCCCGGGTAATAATTAA
- the hpf gene encoding ribosome hibernation-promoting factor, HPF/YfiA family: protein MEIRIQAIHFDATKQLEAFIQKKVTKLEQYFDGIISAEVTLKVVKPETAMNKNANILLKIKNGDCFAEKTEDSFEAAIDECVEALEKQLVKFKEKSRSK from the coding sequence ATGGAAATTAGAATTCAGGCGATTCATTTCGATGCAACAAAACAGTTGGAAGCTTTTATTCAGAAGAAAGTAACAAAGTTGGAGCAATACTTCGACGGCATTATATCAGCAGAGGTGACATTGAAAGTTGTGAAACCAGAAACTGCGATGAATAAAAATGCCAACATTTTGTTGAAGATAAAGAATGGAGACTGCTTTGCGGAGAAAACTGAGGATTCATTTGAAGCGGCCATCGATGAATGCGTGGAAGCTTTGGAAAAACAATTAGTTAAATTCAAAGAAAAAAGCAGATCTAAATAA
- the rpsU gene encoding 30S ribosomal protein S21, with translation MIVVPLKEGENIEKALKKFKRKFEKTGVVKELRNRQAFEKPSVTKRKQMMRAIYVQHLQQTEE, from the coding sequence ATGATCGTAGTTCCATTAAAAGAAGGCGAAAACATTGAAAAAGCGCTGAAGAAATTCAAAAGAAAATTTGAAAAAACAGGTGTTGTAAAAGAATTGAGAAACCGTCAGGCTTTCGAAAAACCATCAGTTACGAAGAGAAAGCAAATGATGCGTGCCATTTACGTACAGCATTTGCAGCAAACTGAAGAATAA
- the rplJ gene encoding 50S ribosomal protein L10, with product MRKEDKGVIIEQLTATLQEYPNFYLTDIEAIDAETTSRLRRECFKSDVKLVVVKNNLLKKALENVEGDFSPLYTALKGNTAVMFSQVANAPARLIKEFTKDTKGEGKPQLKAAYVQESFYDASSLEALVNIKSKNELIADVIALLESPAKNVISALQSSGQTIHGLLKTLEERK from the coding sequence ATGAGAAAGGAAGATAAAGGTGTAATTATAGAACAACTTACTGCTACATTGCAGGAGTATCCTAACTTCTATTTGACGGATATTGAAGCTATCGATGCTGAAACAACAAGCCGTCTGAGAAGAGAATGCTTCAAGAGTGATGTTAAGCTGGTGGTTGTTAAGAACAATTTGCTTAAGAAAGCACTTGAAAATGTAGAAGGTGATTTTTCACCTCTGTATACAGCATTAAAGGGCAATACAGCTGTGATGTTTTCACAAGTTGCTAATGCTCCCGCTCGCCTGATCAAAGAATTTACTAAGGATACAAAGGGTGAAGGTAAACCTCAGTTGAAAGCTGCATATGTACAGGAAAGCTTCTACGACGCTTCATCTTTGGAAGCTTTGGTAAATATCAAGAGCAAAAACGAACTTATTGCAGACGTTATCGCTTTGTTGGAATCTCCGGCAAAGAATGTTATCTCTGCTTTGCAGTCATCAGGACAAACTATCCACGGCTTGTTAAAGACCTTGGAAGAAAGAAAATAA
- the nusG gene encoding transcription termination/antitermination protein NusG: MSDVQKKFYVLRAISGKENKAKEYLEAEIKNTDLGEYVSQVLIPTEKTFTVRNGKKVMKERAYLPGYVLVEAALVGEVAHRLRNIPNIIGFLGGSDNPVPLRPAEVNRILGTVDEMQEQPEDMDIQFVVGENVKITFGPFNGFSGIIEEVNAEKRKLKVMVKVFGRKTPLELGYMQVEKE; the protein is encoded by the coding sequence ATGTCTGACGTTCAAAAGAAATTTTATGTTCTTCGTGCTATCAGCGGGAAGGAAAACAAGGCGAAAGAGTATCTGGAAGCTGAAATAAAGAATACTGATTTAGGAGAGTACGTATCGCAGGTGTTGATCCCTACTGAAAAGACTTTTACAGTCCGTAACGGGAAGAAAGTAATGAAAGAACGTGCTTATCTGCCAGGTTATGTATTAGTAGAAGCTGCTTTGGTGGGAGAGGTAGCTCATCGATTGAGAAACATTCCCAATATCATCGGCTTTTTAGGTGGATCGGATAATCCGGTTCCTCTTCGTCCGGCAGAAGTTAATCGTATTTTAGGTACGGTTGATGAAATGCAGGAACAGCCCGAAGATATGGATATCCAATTTGTAGTGGGTGAGAATGTGAAGATCACTTTTGGTCCGTTTAACGGATTTAGTGGTATCATCGAAGAAGTCAATGCCGAGAAACGGAAGCTGAAGGTGATGGTTAAAGTCTTCGGACGGAAAACCCCTCTTGAGCTCGGTTATATGCAAGTGGAGAAAGAATAA
- the meaB gene encoding methylmalonyl Co-A mutase-associated GTPase MeaB — translation MEHPENDDLYKGLKVNKGIVDVPTVNPYLKKRVQRRQYTPAEYVEGILKGNITILSQAVTLVESAKHEHQQIAQEIIEKCLPYAGKSMRIGITGVPGAGKSTSIDVFGMHLLKKGHKLAVLAIDPSSERSKGSILGDKTRMETLSREKDAFIRPSPSAGSLGGVARKTRETIILCEAAGFDTVFVETVGVGQSETAVHSMVDFFLLIQLAGTGDELQGIKRGIMEMADGIIINKADGDNVDKAQMAASQFRNALHLFPPTESGWTPKVLTYSGYYNIGVKEIWDMIDEYMAFTKKNGYFEYKRREQAKYWMYESINDTLRDTFYNNPAVSSMLNQTEQQVLQNEITPFVAAKRMMDLFLGDISSSK, via the coding sequence ATGGAACACCCAGAAAATGACGATTTGTACAAAGGATTAAAAGTAAATAAAGGTATAGTTGACGTACCAACGGTAAACCCATACCTTAAGAAACGAGTACAACGCAGACAATATACGCCGGCAGAATACGTAGAAGGTATTCTGAAAGGCAACATCACCATCTTAAGCCAGGCAGTAACACTGGTAGAAAGTGCCAAACACGAACATCAGCAGATCGCCCAGGAAATCATAGAGAAATGCCTTCCTTATGCCGGAAAATCCATGCGTATCGGTATTACGGGTGTGCCGGGTGCTGGAAAAAGTACGTCAATCGATGTATTTGGTATGCATCTCCTGAAAAAAGGACATAAGCTGGCAGTCTTGGCCATCGACCCGAGTAGTGAGCGTTCGAAAGGCAGTATCTTAGGAGACAAGACCCGAATGGAAACTTTGTCGAGAGAGAAAGATGCGTTTATCCGCCCTTCGCCATCGGCCGGCTCCTTAGGCGGTGTAGCCCGTAAGACAAGAGAAACGATTATCTTATGCGAGGCAGCCGGATTTGATACGGTCTTCGTAGAGACAGTCGGTGTCGGTCAGAGTGAAACAGCCGTACATTCAATGGTCGATTTCTTCCTATTGATCCAATTGGCAGGAACCGGCGATGAATTACAAGGCATCAAACGTGGTATCATGGAAATGGCAGACGGCATCATCATCAACAAAGCCGATGGAGACAATGTGGATAAAGCCCAGATGGCTGCATCTCAGTTCCGCAACGCCCTGCATCTTTTCCCGCCTACCGAATCAGGCTGGACGCCCAAAGTCCTCACCTACTCCGGTTATTACAACATCGGTGTCAAAGAGATCTGGGATATGATTGATGAATACATGGCTTTCACCAAAAAGAACGGCTACTTCGAATATAAGAGACGCGAACAGGCCAAATACTGGATGTATGAAAGCATCAACGACACCTTGCGTGATACGTTCTACAACAATCCGGCAGTCAGCTCCATGCTCAATCAAACGGAGCAGCAAGTTCTGCAAAACGAGATTACGCCGTTTGTAGCAGCCAAACGCATGATGGATTTATTCTTGGGAGACATCTCCAGCTCGAAGTAA